TGCGGCCGCACCGGCGCTCAGGGCGTTGTTTATGCCGCTGAGCAGGGTGCTTCGGCGGAAACTTCTCCGGATGCGCCCCGCCACCCGGCGCTCGTACCGGGCGTGAAGCGCGTCGTCGTTGGTCATCAGAATCACGGGGCGCCGGGCCGCGGCCGGGTCGTCCAGCACCTCGTCAACAACCATGCTGCCGAGGGCCCCTGCTTCGGTGTCGAGAAGGATGCAGTCGGGATTGTGGCGGTCCGCCAGGGCGGCGGCGCCGGCCGGGTAGGCGGCGTGAATGATGTCCATGCCCTCGTCCGCAAGCAGATTCCGGATTTGGTTGGCCAGCGCCCGGTCCTGGGTGACCAGTTCCACCAGGTGATGCTCCTCAATGGAGAGCCGTTCTCCGGGCGCCGAGTCGTCCTGCCGCTCCCGGCCGACCACGGACAGGCTGAACCGGAAGCAGGCGCCCTCGCCCTCCCTGCTGGTGACGGTGATGCGGCTGCCGTGGAGGCGGACGATGTCCTGAGCAATGGCCAGGCCGATGCCGGTGCCGCCGTATTTGCGGGTCGAGGAGGAGTCCACCTGGTAAAAGCGGGTGAAGACCTTGTCCAGCGCGTCGGCGGGGATGCCGATGCCCGTGTCGGTGACGGCGATATAGGCGTTTCCGTGGCGCGTTTCGACGGTGACCGTCACCGTTCCGCCCGGATGGTTAAACTTGACCGCGTTGGAAAGCAGGTTGTTGAACACCTGGCCCAGTTTGCCCTTGTCCCCCTCGACCATGACGGGCGGTTCAAGGGGGTCTCCCGACTCATTGAACGCGCCGCAGGCCAGGGTGACGTTTTTCGCGTCCGCCATGGGCTGCACGCTTTCCATGCTGATGCGGATGCAGTCCAGAAGATCAAAGCGTGTGAAGAGGACCTCTTCCGTGCCCCGGTGCAGCCGGGAAAAGTCGAGCAAGTTCTCGATGAGCGTCACGAGCTTCTCCACATTGCGTATGCAGATGCCCAGGTACTCGCGCTGCACGTCGTTCACGGGCCCCGCCTTGCCGTTGACGACCATGTCCGTGTAGCCCATGACCGCCACCAGGGGGGTGCGCAGCTCGTGCGAGACGTTTGACAGGAGATTCGTCTTCATCTCGTCCAGGGATTTCAACTCCTCGTTGGCCTCATGGAGCTTTTCCTGAGCGCGGGTGATGTCTTCCAGCGATTTCTTCAGGCTTTCCAGCAACTGCGCGTTGCGCAGCGCGGCGGCGAAGTGGGGCGCCAACTGGACGAGCACGTCCACATCATGGTCCGTGAAACGTCCCGGTGTTTCAGAACCGAGGTTGAGCGTGCCGATGACGGCCCCCGTCGCGTGCAGGGGCACGCACAGAATGCTGTGGACCGTGTCAGGATACTGGTATCCGAAGACACTGTGGGCGGACCGCACATCATCCACGAGGAGGTGCTCGTCGTTTGCAATGACCCAGGCGGCGCAGCTTTCCCCCCCGTCAAGCCTTGGAAACTGCTCGCGACCCTCACGCGGCTCGGGCCAGAGCCGGCGCGTCTCGAAATGCTCCGGGTCGTCCTCCAGCCGCAGGGAAATGGCGGCGTAGTCGAACGCGATCAGCTTGCGCAGCTCCGTGGTGAGGCTTTCATACAGGCGTCCCGCCTCCAGGCTGGAGTTGATGGCGTTGGCTATCTGGTTGACGACGGCCATGCGCTCGGCGCGCTCGCGGACCTCCTCCTCGAGATGGACGCTCCGGGTCACATCGCGGAAGACCCCCTCGATTCCCGTCAGCCGCCCTGCCGCGTCAAAGATGCGCGTGCCCGAAAGCTCCACACAGATGCGGGCGCCACCCGGCTGCCTCATCCAGATGCGGGAACTTTTTATCTCCGCTCCCCCGGCGCCCTCGTTGACGATACGGTCCCAGTCGGCGGTACTGTCAAACAAATCCCCCAGAAAGAGGCCCAGCGTCTCCCCGTAGTCCCGGAAGCCGAGTATGGACACCCCCGCGGGGTTGATGAAGGTGAAGGCGCCGTCGCCGCGGGTCTGAAAAAGACCGTCCCGCATGGAGGTGACCAGGCTGCGGTACTTCTCCTCGGACTCGCGGACCCGGCCCATGTTGTGGCGCAGGGCCGCGGCCATCTGGTTGAAGGACGCGGCCAGCTCCTCGATTTCATCCCCCGTCTCCACGCGAAGTTTCAGGTCCAGATCGCCCTGGCGGATGATCTGCGCCCCCTCGTTGAGCAGGGACACGGGCCGGATGACGGTGTTGTTGACGATGCGGTAGGCCACGATGCAGAAGGCGCCGATGATCAGCCCGCTGACCAGCAGGGTCACCAGCGCCGCGAGGTTGATCCGGGAGAAGACCTGCGGGGTGGGACGGTGCACGGTGACGAACACGTCCGAGTCCGGCATGAGCCGGTTGTAGGCCAGCAGCACCGGCATCTTGGCGTTGCGCGAGGTGTAGTTCCAGAAGAAGAACCTGTCCGAGTCCCGCTCCGGATTCCGCGAAAGCCGCTCCGCAAGCTTTGGGTCCACCGTGGTCATCAGCGGCGGGGGCTGCTCCTCGTCGGACTCCGTGTCCGGGTACACCACCAGTTGGGCGCGGTCGGAGAAGATGACAATCTCGTAGCGGTCCTGCTGCTCGTCCCGGCGGTCCGTGTTTGTCCGGTCGCCCAGCAGAAACAGCAGCAGATTCCGCAGGCTTTGGGTCTCCAGTAGATAGCCCAGCGTTTCCCCCTCGGCTTCGGGACCGGTCACAGGGGCGGCAAGCACGGCAATGTAGCGGCCCGTTTCCAGGGAATAGCGGAGGTCGGTGAAGCGCGCTTTTGTGATGTTTTCCGGCTCGCTTATCTCCGTGGGCAGGAGGGGGTCGTCCGGATTGGTCGCGGCCACGCGCCGCCCCTGCGGATCATACAGGGCGTAGTTCAGGGTGCGCTCCGCGCTGCGCCGCTTCACCTGGCTGAGGAAAAGTAGCGCCTCATCCGGGGCGGCCGCGGGGTCGTCCCTGTACGCTTCAAGGTAGGCGACCAGCGGCTCCGCCCGGCCCATGCGCATGGCCGTGTATTCGCGTTCTTCCAGGGCGAGGCGGATGCCGTCCGCGGTCTTGCGTGCGGCCGTTGCCAGGTTTTGCAGGGTGGCCATCTGCTGGGCCTCGCGGGCGGCGAGGTAGCCAATAATCATGGCCAGCACCATGGGAATGACGCCCACCCAGAGGATGGACACCACAAAACGCCGCTCAAGACTTCCGCGGACCGCTGTTTTCCGCATGGCTCATCCCTGAAACCGTGTCACCCGCTCCAACGTCCGCCTGATGCGGGCGGTCTGCGGGGAAACGGCGCGGTGCAAAGGGTTATTCCGTGACCCGTCCCCGGCCGATAAGGTCGCGGACCTTCTCGATGAGGCTGTCCACCTTGAAGGGCTTGGCAAGATAGTCGTCCGCGCCGGAGGCGAAAATGCGCTCGATGTCCCGCTCCTTGGCCAGGCAGGTCACCGCCATGATCGGAATGCTCCGGGTCAGTTCGTTCTCGCGCAGGGCGGCGCAGACCTCGAACCCGTTGATTTCCGGCATCAAAAAGTCCAGCAGGATGAGGTCCGGTGTCATCTGGATGGCCTTCAGGCCGACCTCTGTCGCATTGCTCACTTTGACAAGCTCGAAACCCTCGTCGGAAAGGATGCGCTCCATCAGCGCCAAGGCGTCCGGCTCATCGTCAACCACCATGATGCGCTTGGTCATGGGGCCTTTTTCGCGGGGGAACATGTCAAACTTCTCGCGGAACTTGTCCAAGTCCTTCTCCAGGATGCGGTAATGCCCGCCAGGGGTCCTGGACGCCTTAATCAAGCCCTGTTTGATCCAGTTCTTGATGCTGTGGTGGGTGACGTGGCAAATCTTGGCCGCCTCAAACGTGGTGTAGGCCTTCTGTTCTCTTTCCGGCATGGCGTAAACTCCTCCTGGATTGCGAATGCGAAAATCAACGCGGCCCCCCCTTCTACATCCGCGTTTTCGTCACCGACCTCTTTCCACAATTCGCAGTTTGCTTATCAGTTACACGTATTGTACCGATTTTCGCACTTGATTGTCAACTTCTTGTCAAGGCTGTTTCTTGGAATACCGCAGTTGTGACATTTTTTACCGCAGACATGGGATAAGCGGACTGTAGTGACGTGGTTCGGCAAATCAATGGTGCCGTGTCATGCTGGAACAATGGCGGGGGGTGTGATGCGCACATCGTTCACCCGCGACAAAAACGAGGCGCCGAAAGCGGTGGAGGGTGTGTGCGCGCCCGGCGCAACGGCGCCCTTCAACACTTCGTCAACCGCGCTAACGGCCGCGTCATAGGTCAGGGTGTATCCATTCGGCGCATGCAGGGTCATCACCGCGCGATTTCCCGCCGCATCAGCGGCCTCGCCGTAGAATTCGGTGGTGTCCTCCCCGCGCTTGACCGCATCCGGTCCGGTGACCCGCCACTCCACGAGACGCTTCAGCAGATAACGCACCGGCGCCAGACCCAAGATCGGGAGAAACGGCCCCATTCGGCGCATCATCCGCAGTTGGTCTTCAGGCATTGCGGTGTAGACCACGATGTCGGGAATGCCCGTCGAATAAAACGCCGTGGAAACATCGCCCCAGGGAATGGCCGCCGAGAGCGCCGCCCCGTCGCCATAGGGAATCATGCGCGAGAGCGAGGCCATGGGCACTGAAATAAGCACGCCGTTCCGCCGCAGGGTGGGGCCGCCACCAAGGCTTTCCACCACCGTCTTGGCCGTGCCGGGGCTCAGATGACCCTTGGCGGTCTTAAACGCCAAAGTCAGCATCACCGCGCCGGGAAGCACCTCCTTCAGCATGGCCGCCATGCAGTCCGTGGGGACAACATCCGCACCCACCCCCGGCAACGCCACAATGCCCGCGTCTTTCCAGCGCGCGCTGTTCTGGTGCACATGCTCGAAGACCCCAATCTCTCCCGTCACGTCCAGATAATGGATCCCCGCCGCGACACATGCGTCCAGCATCGGCCGCGCCGTGGCGGAAAAGGGCCCCGCGCAGTTGAGCACGGCGGCCATGCCCTCCAGCCCTGCGGCTGCGGCCTTCACATCCACCACGTCGAAAACACGGTGCGGCAGGCCCAGTTCCCCGGCAACGCGCGCGACACGATCCGCCGAACGCCCCGCCACCACCGGGCGCAATCCGCGCCGCAGCGCCTCCTCGGCGCAGAGCCGCCCGGTATAGCCGTTTACGCCGTAGATCATCCAAGCGGAATTCGTATTGTCCATGGTTGCGCCCCGTGTCATTGACAGCGGTGGTGAAAAATTACCGCCGACAGGCTGTGGTGTCAATCTCGACGCCATGCGTCCAAAGTTCAAACTCGCTCAAGTCAATGTCGTCGTTCCAGGAGACTCCATAGCCGCCGGGGTCCACCGGGGGGGCACGGAAGAATGCAGGGTTGCGGAGCAGTTGGAATTGAGGAAGGGAAAGGAGCGGGGCGGCGTCGTA
This region of Candidatus Hydrogenedentota bacterium genomic DNA includes:
- a CDS encoding response regulator; protein product: MRKTAVRGSLERRFVVSILWVGVIPMVLAMIIGYLAAREAQQMATLQNLATAARKTADGIRLALEEREYTAMRMGRAEPLVAYLEAYRDDPAAAPDEALLFLSQVKRRSAERTLNYALYDPQGRRVAATNPDDPLLPTEISEPENITKARFTDLRYSLETGRYIAVLAAPVTGPEAEGETLGYLLETQSLRNLLLFLLGDRTNTDRRDEQQDRYEIVIFSDRAQLVVYPDTESDEEQPPPLMTTVDPKLAERLSRNPERDSDRFFFWNYTSRNAKMPVLLAYNRLMPDSDVFVTVHRPTPQVFSRINLAALVTLLVSGLIIGAFCIVAYRIVNNTVIRPVSLLNEGAQIIRQGDLDLKLRVETGDEIEELAASFNQMAAALRHNMGRVRESEEKYRSLVTSMRDGLFQTRGDGAFTFINPAGVSILGFRDYGETLGLFLGDLFDSTADWDRIVNEGAGGAEIKSSRIWMRQPGGARICVELSGTRIFDAAGRLTGIEGVFRDVTRSVHLEEEVRERAERMAVVNQIANAINSSLEAGRLYESLTTELRKLIAFDYAAISLRLEDDPEHFETRRLWPEPREGREQFPRLDGGESCAAWVIANDEHLLVDDVRSAHSVFGYQYPDTVHSILCVPLHATGAVIGTLNLGSETPGRFTDHDVDVLVQLAPHFAAALRNAQLLESLKKSLEDITRAQEKLHEANEELKSLDEMKTNLLSNVSHELRTPLVAVMGYTDMVVNGKAGPVNDVQREYLGICIRNVEKLVTLIENLLDFSRLHRGTEEVLFTRFDLLDCIRISMESVQPMADAKNVTLACGAFNESGDPLEPPVMVEGDKGKLGQVFNNLLSNAVKFNHPGGTVTVTVETRHGNAYIAVTDTGIGIPADALDKVFTRFYQVDSSSTRKYGGTGIGLAIAQDIVRLHGSRITVTSREGEGACFRFSLSVVGRERQDDSAPGERLSIEEHHLVELVTQDRALANQIRNLLADEGMDIIHAAYPAGAAALADRHNPDCILLDTEAGALGSMVVDEVLDDPAAARRPVILMTNDDALHARYERRVAGRIRRSFRRSTLLSGINNALSAGAAAGAPLGDRILCVDDDPEVGQFIIRCLEAESYPVDYVDSGEAALEKLADGAYWLVLLDIFMPGMDGWETCRWIKSNPKLAGIKVYMVTAKPVDSQLSDLRDAEADGCLQKPFRGDDLLSVIRAFDAQRRK
- a CDS encoding saccharopine dehydrogenase NADP-binding domain-containing protein, which codes for MDNTNSAWMIYGVNGYTGRLCAEEALRRGLRPVVAGRSADRVARVAGELGLPHRVFDVVDVKAAAAGLEGMAAVLNCAGPFSATARPMLDACVAAGIHYLDVTGEIGVFEHVHQNSARWKDAGIVALPGVGADVVPTDCMAAMLKEVLPGAVMLTLAFKTAKGHLSPGTAKTVVESLGGGPTLRRNGVLISVPMASLSRMIPYGDGAALSAAIPWGDVSTAFYSTGIPDIVVYTAMPEDQLRMMRRMGPFLPILGLAPVRYLLKRLVEWRVTGPDAVKRGEDTTEFYGEAADAAGNRAVMTLHAPNGYTLTYDAAVSAVDEVLKGAVAPGAHTPSTAFGASFLSRVNDVRITPPAIVPA
- a CDS encoding response regulator is translated as MPEREQKAYTTFEAAKICHVTHHSIKNWIKQGLIKASRTPGGHYRILEKDLDKFREKFDMFPREKGPMTKRIMVVDDEPDALALMERILSDEGFELVKVSNATEVGLKAIQMTPDLILLDFLMPEINGFEVCAALRENELTRSIPIMAVTCLAKERDIERIFASGADDYLAKPFKVDSLIEKVRDLIGRGRVTE
- a CDS encoding DUF2442 domain-containing protein codes for the protein METLPKILSVSAISPTCLLVRFDNSVEKAYDAAPLLSLPQFQLLRNPAFFRAPPVDPGGYGVSWNDDIDLSEFELWTHGVEIDTTACRR